The Anas acuta chromosome 2, bAnaAcu1.1, whole genome shotgun sequence genome contains a region encoding:
- the BAMBI gene encoding BMP and activin membrane-bound inhibitor homolog, with amino-acid sequence MDRHSSYIFVWLQLELCAMAVLLTRGEIRCYCDAAHCVATGYMCKSELSACFSRLLDPQNTHSPLTHGCLDSIASTADICQAKQAQNHSGTTMSTLECCHEDMCNYRGLHDVLSPPKGETSGQGSRYQHDSKNLITKVQELTSSKELWFRAAVIAVPIAGGLILVLLIMLALRMLRSENKRLQDQRQQMLSRLHYSFHGHHSKKGQVAKLDLECMVPVTGHENCCMTCDKMRHSDLSNDKILSLVHWGMYSGHGKLEFV; translated from the exons ATGGATCGCCATTCCAGCTACATCTTCGTCTGGCTGCAACTGGAGCTGTGCGCCATGGCCGTGCTGCTCACCAGAG gtgaAATCAGATGCTACTGTGATGCTGCACACTGTGTTGCAACTGGCTATATGTGCAAATCTGAGCTTAGCGCCTGCTTTTCCAGACTGCTTGATCCTCAGAATACACATTCCCCACTTACTCACGGCTGCTTGGACTCTATTGCAAGCACAGCTGATATCTGCCAAGCTAAACAGGCACAAAACCACTCTGGCACCACCATGTCCACATTGGAATGCTGCCATGAAGATATGTGCAATTACAGAGGACTACATGATGTTTTGTCTCCTCCCAAGGGTGAGACTTCAG GACAAGGGAGCAGATATCAACATGACAGCAAGAATCTCATCACCAAGGTGCAGGAACTGACCTCTTCAAAAGAATTGTGGTTCAGGGCAGCTGTGATTGCTGTTCCTATAGCTGGTGGGCTGATCTTGGTGCTCCTTATCATGCTGGCCTTGCGGATGCTCAGGAGTGAAAATAAGAGACTGCAAGACCAGCGGCAGCAAATGCTCTCCCGTTTGCACTATAGTTTCCATGGACATCATTCGAAAAAAGGGCAGGTGGCAAAATTGGACTTGGAATGCATGGTGCCTGTAACCGGTCATGAGAACTGCTGCATGACCTGTGATAAAATGAGACATTCAGACCTCAGCAATGATAAGATTCTTTCACTAGTCCACTGGGGAATGTACAGCGGACATGGGAAGCTGGAATTTGTATga